A genomic region of Roseateles amylovorans contains the following coding sequences:
- a CDS encoding ABC transporter ATP-binding protein gives MASVQLDRIGKTYVEGGVPTVHEVSLDIAEGEFCVFVGPSGCGKSTLLRMIAGLDTISTGELRIGGRRVNELAPGERDVAMVFQSYALYPHLDVAENLGFGLRIARVPKPEARRRIEEVARLLQIDHLLQRKPRELSGGQRQRVAIGRALVRQPGVFLFDEPLSNLDAALRQQTRLEIARLHRSQDRACSIYVTHDQVEAMTLADRMVLLQPPPPGATEARASVAQCGAPLTLYHRPRNLFVAGFLGSPRMNFLPAQVRERRADGVVLALGDGTTLTAPMRADGLADGETVTVGIRAEHLRPVRGDDPRLTEPLQTQVQWLEHLGDQSLAYLSGPGGALVLRLPEGAASPSIGESVPVAALRDQLHVFDARGEAVLRLHEEAPAC, from the coding sequence ATGGCATCCGTGCAACTGGATCGGATCGGCAAGACCTATGTCGAGGGCGGTGTGCCCACGGTGCATGAGGTCTCGCTGGACATCGCGGAAGGCGAGTTCTGCGTCTTCGTCGGCCCGTCGGGCTGCGGCAAGTCGACGCTGCTGCGCATGATCGCCGGCCTGGACACCATCAGCACCGGCGAGCTGCGCATCGGCGGACGCCGGGTCAATGAGCTGGCCCCAGGCGAGCGCGACGTGGCCATGGTGTTCCAAAGCTATGCGCTCTATCCGCATCTGGATGTGGCGGAGAACCTCGGCTTCGGCCTGCGCATTGCCCGGGTACCCAAGCCCGAGGCCCGGCGTCGGATCGAGGAGGTCGCCCGTCTGCTGCAGATCGACCATCTGCTGCAGCGCAAGCCGCGGGAGCTGTCCGGCGGCCAGCGTCAGCGCGTGGCCATCGGTCGTGCGCTGGTGCGCCAGCCCGGGGTGTTCCTGTTCGACGAACCTTTGTCCAACCTGGATGCGGCCCTGCGCCAGCAGACCCGGCTGGAGATCGCCCGACTGCATCGCAGCCAGGACCGCGCCTGTTCGATCTACGTGACCCATGACCAGGTCGAGGCGATGACCTTGGCCGACCGCATGGTGCTGCTGCAGCCGCCGCCCCCCGGCGCCACTGAGGCGCGTGCGAGCGTGGCCCAGTGCGGCGCGCCGCTGACGCTCTATCACCGGCCTCGCAACCTGTTCGTCGCGGGCTTCCTGGGCTCGCCGCGGATGAACTTCTTGCCGGCGCAGGTGCGTGAGCGCCGGGCCGACGGCGTGGTGCTTGCGCTGGGCGACGGCACGACCCTGACCGCACCGATGCGGGCGGACGGCCTGGCCGACGGCGAGACCGTGACCGTGGGCATCCGCGCCGAGCATCTGCGTCCCGTCCGTGGCGACGATCCGCGCCTGACCGAGCCGCTGCAGACCCAGGTCCAGTGGCTGGAGCATCTCGGCGACCAGAGCCTGGCCTATCTCAGCGGCCCCGGCGGCGCGCTGGTGCTGCGCCTGCCGGAAGGTGCCGCCTCGCCGTCGATCGGTGAATCGGTGCCGGTGGCCGCCTTGCGCGACCAACTGCATGTGTTCGATGCGCGCGGCGAGGCCGTGCTGCGTCTGCACGAGGAGGCGCCGGCATGTTGA
- the malE gene encoding maltose/maltodextrin ABC transporter substrate-binding protein MalE — MLNRSRRQALAAGVGLGAAALSGPARAGLLGRQEPLRVWINGDKGYDGITRIGEDFTRDTGVALRVEHPENGVSKFEQAAAAGKGPDVWIWPHDRAGGWAASGLIRPVAPSRRLREEIAPLAWSPWRIGGRTWGYPMAIESVALICNLDLVPRPPRTWDEVFELDRRLRPQGRRAIMWPYNEFYYTYGLMSAGGGYAFARREDGSWNAADNGIDTAGTRQGMSLLKRLVDEGLVPRTATYAESEAAINEGRVAMTINGPWGWNNLKKSGLRVAASPLPSLKGRPGGPMVGVLGAMVCAASRQPLLATEFIENYLLSEAGLMAMQAHVPLGVPANLRVLDALKSDPLVAGTSAAAQQGEPMPNIPEMARFWTAMNAAVQSVTQGRETVADGLARASRRVAGDKGTQGGDGASSSAAGQGAELATRAAGDMKESS; from the coding sequence ATGTTGAATCGCTCGCGTCGACAGGCGCTGGCCGCGGGTGTCGGGCTGGGCGCAGCGGCCCTCTCGGGGCCGGCCCGCGCCGGACTGCTGGGCCGGCAGGAACCGCTGCGTGTCTGGATCAACGGCGACAAGGGCTATGACGGCATCACCCGCATCGGTGAGGACTTCACCCGTGACACCGGGGTGGCGCTGCGGGTGGAGCATCCGGAGAACGGCGTCTCCAAGTTCGAGCAGGCCGCCGCGGCCGGCAAGGGGCCGGATGTGTGGATCTGGCCGCATGACCGCGCCGGCGGCTGGGCCGCGTCCGGGCTGATCCGTCCGGTGGCGCCGTCGCGTCGGCTGCGCGAGGAGATCGCGCCGCTGGCCTGGTCGCCGTGGCGCATCGGCGGTCGGACCTGGGGCTATCCGATGGCCATCGAATCGGTCGCGCTGATCTGCAACCTGGATCTGGTGCCGCGCCCGCCGCGCACCTGGGACGAGGTCTTCGAGCTGGACCGCCGACTGCGGCCGCAGGGGCGTCGGGCCATCATGTGGCCCTACAACGAGTTCTACTACACCTATGGGCTGATGTCGGCCGGCGGCGGCTATGCCTTCGCCCGGCGCGAGGACGGCAGCTGGAACGCTGCGGACAACGGCATCGACACGGCCGGCACCCGCCAGGGCATGAGTCTGCTCAAGCGTCTGGTGGACGAGGGCCTGGTGCCCCGCACCGCAACCTACGCGGAGAGCGAGGCTGCGATCAATGAAGGCCGCGTGGCCATGACGATCAACGGTCCGTGGGGCTGGAACAACCTCAAGAAGAGCGGCTTGCGGGTGGCGGCGTCGCCGCTGCCGTCGCTGAAGGGGCGCCCCGGTGGACCGATGGTGGGTGTGCTCGGCGCCATGGTCTGCGCGGCCAGCCGGCAACCGCTGCTGGCCACCGAATTCATCGAGAACTACCTCCTGAGCGAGGCCGGTCTGATGGCCATGCAGGCGCATGTGCCGCTGGGCGTGCCGGCCAACTTGCGGGTGCTGGACGCGCTCAAGAGCGATCCGCTGGTGGCGGGGACCAGCGCCGCGGCGCAGCAGGGCGAACCGATGCCCAACATTCCGGAGATGGCGCGTTTCTGGACCGCCATGAATGCCGCCGTGCAAAGCGTGACCCAAGGCCGCGAGACGGTGGCCGATGGACTGGCGCGGGCGTCCCGCCGCGTGGCCGGCGACAAGGGCACGCAAGGCGGCGATGGCGCAAGTTCGTCCGCGGCAGGGCAGGGCGCTGAGCTCGCCACCCGTGCGGCCGGCGACATGAAGGAGTCCAGCTGA
- the malF gene encoding maltose ABC transporter permease MalF: MRAVTWGLHGLNLAAVLGLLFISQQLLRAHESLWAMAVLGAAGLLVLLQFSRRLQAWRYVMPGLLAVIMFIVLPMGFTLGIGFTNYSSAHLLSFERATGILLQRTESEGLGMDLALLRDRANPAQPRYRVQLMGDDGQAWHSDLFDLPKAADTITPDPKAGVPLLAGELPAEGLATTQRLDGRALVELLPQLQVLVMRTPEGRQWRLSSLHRISDQSPRYVAVDDDHLTDLRDGRLVTADHAAGVWRNASGRALEPGFRTGVGLANYVRIFGDRQFLEPFGRVFAWTVSFATLNTLLTFALGLFFAVALSWPALKGRSAYRIALFLPYAVPAFISIPVFRGLFNENLGEINLVLDLLFGVRPGWFSDATLARAMVLTVNTWLGYPYMMILAMGLLKAIPEDLYEASALAGAGPLTNLFRITLPLIARPMAPLLVASFAANFNNLTLIALLTEGAPDYLDTVVPVGATDLLASYTYRIAFNDGGQNYALACAISSIVFVIVALLAYVNLRFFASAKSARR; this comes from the coding sequence ATGCGCGCGGTGACCTGGGGCCTGCACGGCCTGAACCTGGCGGCGGTGCTGGGCTTGCTGTTCATCAGCCAGCAGTTGCTTCGCGCGCATGAGTCGCTGTGGGCGATGGCGGTGCTCGGCGCGGCCGGCCTGCTCGTGCTGCTGCAGTTCTCGCGGCGATTGCAGGCCTGGCGCTATGTGATGCCGGGGCTGCTGGCCGTGATCATGTTCATCGTGCTGCCGATGGGCTTCACGCTGGGCATCGGTTTCACCAACTACAGCTCGGCCCATCTGCTGTCGTTCGAGCGCGCCACCGGCATCCTGCTGCAACGCACCGAAAGCGAAGGCCTGGGCATGGACCTGGCGCTGCTGCGCGACCGGGCGAATCCGGCGCAGCCGCGTTATCGGGTGCAGTTGATGGGCGACGATGGGCAGGCTTGGCACAGCGATCTGTTCGACCTGCCCAAGGCGGCCGACACCATCACCCCCGATCCGAAGGCGGGTGTCCCGCTGCTGGCCGGCGAGCTGCCGGCCGAGGGGCTGGCCACCACCCAGCGACTGGACGGCCGGGCATTGGTCGAATTGCTGCCGCAGTTGCAGGTGCTGGTGATGCGCACGCCGGAGGGGCGGCAGTGGCGCCTGTCCAGCCTGCATCGGATCAGCGACCAGTCGCCGCGCTATGTGGCGGTCGACGACGATCACCTGACCGATCTGCGCGACGGTCGCCTGGTGACCGCAGACCATGCGGCCGGCGTCTGGCGCAATGCCTCGGGCCGCGCCCTGGAGCCGGGTTTCCGCACCGGAGTGGGCCTGGCCAACTATGTGCGGATCTTCGGCGACCGGCAGTTCCTGGAGCCCTTCGGACGGGTGTTCGCCTGGACCGTCAGCTTCGCCACGCTCAACACGTTGCTGACCTTCGCGCTCGGGCTGTTCTTTGCGGTGGCCTTGAGCTGGCCGGCGCTGAAGGGGCGATCGGCCTATCGGATCGCGCTGTTCCTGCCGTATGCGGTGCCGGCCTTCATCTCGATTCCGGTGTTTCGCGGCCTGTTCAACGAGAACCTGGGCGAGATCAACCTGGTGCTGGACCTGCTCTTCGGCGTGCGGCCCGGCTGGTTCAGTGATGCGACGCTGGCCCGCGCGATGGTGCTGACGGTCAACACCTGGCTTGGTTATCCCTACATGATGATCCTGGCGATGGGCCTGCTCAAGGCCATCCCGGAGGATCTGTATGAGGCCTCCGCCCTGGCCGGCGCCGGACCGCTGACCAACCTGTTCCGCATCACGCTGCCCTTGATCGCGCGGCCGATGGCGCCGTTGCTGGTGGCCTCGTTCGCGGCCAACTTCAACAACCTGACCTTGATCGCGCTGCTGACCGAGGGCGCACCGGACTACCTCGACACGGTGGTGCCGGTGGGGGCGACCGATCTGCTGGCGTCCTACACCTATCGCATCGCGTTCAACGACGGTGGACAGAACTACGCGCTGGCCTGCGCCATTTCCTCGATCGTGTTCGTGATCGTGGCGCTGCTGGCCTATGTGAACCTGCGCTTCTTCGCGAGCGCCAAATCGGCCCGGCGCTGA
- a CDS encoding UDP-glucose--hexose-1-phosphate uridylyltransferase: MSFDRNRHSHRRYNPLAGRWVLVSPQRSLRPWQGQTESPDTALRPSHDPSCYLCAGNTRINGEQNPDYTGTFVFDNDFAALMADVPAPDAAGTGAPEGADGLFEAMPARGTSRVICFSPDHSRSLPELDEAALRQVVQTWCDQSEELGRQWRWVQVFENKGAMMGCSNPHPHGQIWACDFLPELPNREDQQQRDWLATRGEPMLLALARAEAASGERVVVQNDDWLAIVPYWAEWPFETLLLPRFPVQRLEQMTESQRARLADALRELTTRYDNLFQCSFPYSMGWHGAPSGPDAPDGAHWQLHAHFHPPLLRSATVRKFMVGFELLAESQRDLTPEQAAARLREQSTVHYRQR; encoded by the coding sequence ATGTCCTTCGACCGCAACCGCCATTCGCACCGCCGCTACAACCCGCTCGCCGGACGCTGGGTCCTGGTGTCCCCGCAGCGCAGCCTGCGCCCGTGGCAGGGCCAGACCGAAAGTCCGGACACCGCGCTGCGGCCCAGCCATGATCCGAGCTGCTACCTCTGCGCCGGCAACACCCGCATCAACGGCGAGCAGAACCCGGACTACACCGGCACCTTCGTCTTCGACAACGACTTCGCCGCCCTGATGGCCGACGTCCCGGCGCCCGACGCGGCCGGCACCGGTGCGCCCGAAGGCGCCGACGGCCTGTTCGAGGCCATGCCCGCGCGCGGCACCAGCCGGGTGATCTGCTTCTCGCCGGACCACAGTCGCAGCCTGCCGGAGCTGGACGAGGCGGCACTGCGCCAGGTCGTCCAGACCTGGTGCGACCAGAGCGAGGAACTGGGCCGCCAGTGGCGCTGGGTGCAGGTCTTCGAGAACAAGGGCGCGATGATGGGTTGCTCCAATCCGCATCCGCACGGCCAGATCTGGGCCTGCGACTTCCTGCCCGAACTGCCGAACCGCGAGGACCAGCAGCAGCGCGACTGGCTGGCCACCCGTGGCGAGCCGATGCTGCTGGCGCTGGCACGCGCCGAGGCAGCCTCCGGCGAGCGGGTGGTGGTCCAGAACGACGACTGGCTGGCCATCGTGCCGTATTGGGCCGAGTGGCCGTTCGAGACCCTGCTGCTGCCGCGCTTCCCGGTGCAGCGCCTGGAGCAGATGACCGAATCGCAACGTGCCCGCCTGGCCGACGCCCTGCGCGAGCTGACGACCCGCTACGACAACCTGTTCCAGTGCAGCTTCCCCTATTCGATGGGCTGGCACGGTGCCCCGTCCGGGCCTGACGCACCGGACGGCGCCCATTGGCAGCTGCATGCCCACTTTCATCCGCCGCTGCTGCGCAGCGCCACGGTCCGCAAGTTCATGGTGGGTTTCGAGCTGCTCGCAGAATCCCAGCGCGACCTGACGCCTGAGCAGGCCGCTGCCCGACTGCGCGAGCAGTCCACCGTTCACTACCGCCAGCGCTGA
- the galK gene encoding galactokinase, whose protein sequence is MTAPPVSATTGLPPTAESVIRAFTARHGVAPTVLARAPGRVNLIGEHTDYNDGFVLPAAIDRDTWVAAGPRTDGLVDALALDEEQADDRFPLSAEPPHYPGGGWRDHVRGTLAQLVPSLISIDGMNLVIAGDVPMGAGLSSSASLALALLRAAQKLAGDPELNGKQLARLAQQAENRFVGCQCGIMDQLASAEGRPEHALLIDCRSLDTRAVPLPEGTTLLIAHSRVKRGLVDSAYNERRAQCEQAARALGVPALRDATLDMLNAAQLPDKVFRRARHIITENERVLAATEALRQGDLPRLGELMAASHASMRDDFEITTPAVDQLAAVLQQVAGQDGGARMTGGGFGGCCIALLKKELVPKALEALEAGYRSPEGLPALVYLCEAGPGARADAWTDGTPARNAASA, encoded by the coding sequence ATGACCGCCCCCCCCGTCTCCGCGACCACCGGGCTGCCGCCGACCGCCGAGTCCGTCATCCGCGCCTTCACCGCGCGTCACGGCGTGGCGCCCACGGTGCTGGCCCGCGCACCGGGTCGCGTCAACCTGATCGGCGAACACACCGATTACAACGACGGCTTCGTCCTGCCCGCCGCGATCGACCGCGACACCTGGGTCGCCGCCGGCCCCCGCACCGATGGCCTGGTCGACGCCCTGGCGCTCGACGAGGAACAGGCCGACGACCGCTTCCCGCTCAGCGCCGAGCCGCCGCACTATCCCGGCGGGGGCTGGCGCGACCATGTGCGCGGCACGCTGGCCCAGCTGGTGCCCTCGCTGATCTCGATAGACGGCATGAACCTGGTGATCGCCGGGGATGTGCCGATGGGCGCGGGATTGAGCTCGTCGGCCTCGCTGGCCCTGGCCCTGCTGCGGGCGGCACAGAAGCTCGCCGGCGATCCGGAACTGAACGGCAAGCAGCTGGCGCGTCTGGCCCAGCAGGCGGAGAACCGCTTTGTCGGCTGCCAGTGCGGCATCATGGACCAGCTCGCCAGCGCCGAGGGCCGCCCCGAACATGCGCTGCTGATCGACTGCCGCTCGCTCGATACCCGTGCGGTGCCGCTGCCCGAGGGCACCACCCTGCTGATCGCGCATTCGCGGGTCAAGCGCGGGCTGGTCGACAGCGCCTACAACGAACGCCGCGCCCAGTGCGAGCAGGCCGCTCGTGCGCTCGGCGTGCCGGCGCTGCGTGACGCGACCCTGGACATGCTCAATGCCGCGCAACTGCCCGACAAGGTGTTCCGCCGCGCGCGCCACATCATCACCGAGAACGAGCGCGTGCTCGCCGCCACCGAGGCCTTGCGCCAGGGCGACCTGCCCCGTCTGGGCGAACTGATGGCCGCGTCCCATGCCTCCATGCGGGACGATTTCGAGATCACCACGCCCGCCGTGGACCAATTGGCCGCAGTGCTGCAACAGGTGGCGGGCCAGGACGGTGGCGCGCGCATGACCGGCGGCGGCTTCGGCGGCTGCTGCATCGCGCTGCTGAAGAAGGAACTCGTGCCCAAGGCGCTGGAAGCGCTGGAAGCCGGCTATCGCTCGCCGGAGGGCCTGCCCGCCCTGGTCTACCTGTGCGAGGCCGGTCCCGGCGCACGGGCGGACGCCTGGACGGACGGCACGCCGGCACGGAACGCGGCGTCGGCATGA
- a CDS encoding beta-galactosidase has protein sequence MRLGVCYYPEQWPRERWRDDARAMRELGLSTVRIAEFAWSRMEPEAGRFDWSWLDEAIEVLAQEGLQVILGTPTAAPPQWLVEAHPDVLPMDANGRVKAFGARRHYCFSSPSMIEASRRIVTAMAERYGRHPAVIAWQTDNEYGCHDTILSYTPAALAAFQRWLSDRYRSIEALNEAWGTAFWGLQFLSFEQVGFPVGQPTDPLPSHALDFRRFASDEVIRFNRMQVEILRAHAVDRPVLHNFMGLFGDFDHHTLGAELDIAAWDSYPLGHVDTAARFLTEPERQQWARTGHPDLSAFHHDLYRGIGHGRMWVMEQQAGPVNWAAWNALPLPGMVRAWTWEAFAHGAELVSYFRWRQLPFGQEQMHSGLNRPDGVLDLGGHEAAQVRAEIEQLLEAGGPDALTTAPARVALVVDYPSLWMSQIQPQGADMAGFGMAVRYYSALRRLGLDVDVVGPQDDLRAYALVVLPGVLHLPESLTRQLSGLSAVVVAGPRTGSKTDSLGIATPLPPGPLCKFLPIRVRAVESMRPGRRYAVATSLDDFDYRVDVAQHNGPQGGPTGELVGHGQQWRDLIEPEVDLPPVMRVHERFEDGWPARVSHGTWHYHAGLVDEALLQRWMAEAARAAGLQPVALDPNAAGLRLRRRGRWQFAINHGPQPATVPSPEGATRLLGDATLPAGGVAVWRLADGT, from the coding sequence CTGCGCCTGGGCGTGTGCTACTACCCCGAACAATGGCCCCGTGAGCGCTGGCGCGACGACGCCCGCGCCATGCGCGAGCTGGGCCTGTCCACGGTGCGGATCGCCGAATTCGCCTGGTCCCGCATGGAGCCCGAAGCGGGCCGCTTCGACTGGTCATGGCTGGACGAGGCCATCGAGGTCCTGGCCCAGGAAGGCCTGCAGGTGATTTTGGGCACGCCCACCGCCGCCCCGCCGCAGTGGCTGGTGGAGGCCCATCCGGACGTCTTGCCGATGGATGCGAACGGTCGCGTCAAGGCCTTCGGCGCCCGGCGGCATTACTGCTTCTCCAGCCCGTCGATGATCGAGGCTTCACGCCGCATCGTCACCGCGATGGCGGAGCGCTACGGTCGCCATCCGGCCGTCATCGCCTGGCAGACCGACAACGAGTACGGCTGCCACGACACCATCCTGTCCTACACGCCGGCCGCCCTGGCGGCGTTCCAGCGCTGGCTGTCGGACCGCTACCGCAGCATCGAGGCCCTCAACGAGGCCTGGGGCACCGCCTTCTGGGGGCTGCAGTTCCTGAGCTTCGAGCAGGTGGGTTTCCCGGTCGGCCAGCCGACCGATCCGCTGCCGAGCCATGCCCTGGACTTCCGCCGCTTTGCCTCGGACGAAGTCATCCGCTTCAACCGGATGCAGGTCGAGATCCTGCGGGCCCATGCGGTGGATCGACCGGTGCTGCACAACTTCATGGGGCTGTTCGGGGATTTCGATCACCACACCCTCGGCGCGGAACTCGACATCGCCGCCTGGGACAGCTATCCGCTGGGCCATGTGGACACCGCCGCCCGATTCCTGACCGAGCCGGAGCGCCAGCAATGGGCCCGCACCGGTCATCCGGACCTCAGCGCCTTCCATCACGACCTCTATCGCGGCATCGGCCATGGCCGCATGTGGGTGATGGAACAGCAGGCCGGCCCGGTGAACTGGGCGGCCTGGAACGCCCTGCCGCTGCCGGGCATGGTGCGGGCCTGGACCTGGGAGGCCTTTGCCCACGGCGCCGAGCTGGTGTCGTATTTCCGTTGGCGCCAGTTGCCCTTCGGTCAGGAGCAGATGCATTCCGGCCTGAACCGGCCGGATGGCGTGCTGGACCTCGGCGGCCATGAAGCCGCTCAGGTGCGCGCCGAGATCGAGCAACTGCTCGAGGCCGGCGGCCCCGACGCGCTGACCACCGCACCGGCCCGCGTCGCCCTGGTGGTGGACTATCCCTCGCTGTGGATGAGCCAGATCCAGCCGCAGGGCGCGGACATGGCGGGCTTCGGCATGGCCGTCCGCTATTACTCGGCGCTGCGACGCCTGGGCCTGGATGTCGACGTCGTGGGCCCGCAGGACGATCTGCGCGCCTATGCCCTGGTGGTGCTGCCCGGCGTGCTGCACCTGCCCGAGTCGCTGACCCGACAGCTGTCCGGCCTGTCCGCCGTGGTGGTGGCCGGCCCCCGCACCGGCAGCAAGACGGACAGCCTCGGCATCGCCACCCCGCTGCCCCCGGGGCCGCTGTGCAAGTTCCTGCCCATCCGCGTGCGTGCGGTCGAATCGATGCGTCCGGGTCGCCGTTACGCCGTGGCCACCTCGCTTGACGACTTCGACTACCGCGTCGATGTCGCCCAGCACAACGGCCCGCAGGGCGGCCCCACCGGCGAACTGGTCGGCCACGGCCAGCAGTGGCGTGACCTGATCGAGCCGGAGGTCGACCTGCCGCCGGTCATGCGGGTGCATGAACGCTTCGAGGACGGCTGGCCGGCCCGCGTCAGCCATGGAACCTGGCACTATCACGCCGGTCTGGTCGACGAGGCCCTGCTCCAGCGCTGGATGGCCGAAGCCGCCCGCGCCGCCGGCCTTCAGCCGGTCGCCCTGGACCCGAATGCCGCCGGCCTGCGCCTGCGCCGCCGTGGCCGCTGGCAGTTCGCCATCAACCACGGACCGCAACCGGCGACCGTCCCGTCACCCGAAGGCGCCACACGCCTGCTCGGCGATGCGACACTGCCGGCCGGTGGCGTCGCCGTCTGGCGCCTGGCGGACGGCACCTGA
- a CDS encoding beta-galactosidase, giving the protein MSETIHPVVVPVPTAVSVPETGFLNLGHYQPDASQALPAGAEPGADAATSPAGAPRIGVNSRYLTRDGRPWMPVMGEFHYSRFPESEWASELAKMRAGGVDVVASYVIWNHHEPHEGQWLWSGQRDLSRFVDLAAEAGLLVYLRPGPWVHAEVLLGGFPRWLPATGPLRCNDPIYLGHVKRLFGQIAAQVKGRLWADGGPVIGLQLENEYGATGPGQGHEHISALKRLAIEAGMTVPIYTVTGWPTLDIPPQEVLPVSGAYADGFWQGSREALPPSGVFLFNTRRVIGEMGNVDGTPAAGLIDTAHYPFCLAEAGGGMHQSYHRRPVVSAEDVYATTLVQLGSGANLYGYYMYHGGTNPVCETGPLNETQASGYPNDVPQWGYDFHAPLGQYGQVRPSWGRLRMLHQFMQAFGDTLAPLEAVLPAQGPFDPADRERPRVSLRAAGADAASMTGFVFVNQHVRHHPLPAMPAQQIVLQPASGEPLRLPSQGTVDLIPGLSFIWPIGQRLGEVRMRQATVQPLTRWTDADGAVTWVGLRIDGVTAEMIVDALGLSTLEVDGADAECLSDGSGWRLRFAAGHRPQRVTLRDALGRAHQVLVLSEADAANAVRVRLGGRDRLLWSSHAATWNEAEGSVTLHRATHEAGWVRLYPADQLGGERESAAVDWAAWHWAAEPGRTWTLQQEVLAIAGAPPAIQWGPHISWRDGPVPLVPDESAQLTAARWALTVPAEATAALAADAGRSRLWLRLDLVGDVARLSANGTVVDDRFCDGSPWLIGLDRWHQEGGWPALELSVVPMAADLPVFREPAAHAAGEGAHLRAAVLTVERRETVRVLGEAWSDVRAWS; this is encoded by the coding sequence GTGAGCGAGACAATCCATCCGGTGGTCGTGCCTGTGCCGACCGCCGTTTCCGTGCCGGAAACCGGCTTTCTGAACCTGGGCCACTACCAGCCGGACGCATCACAGGCGCTGCCTGCGGGCGCCGAACCGGGTGCTGATGCGGCAACGAGCCCGGCCGGCGCGCCGCGGATCGGCGTCAACAGCCGCTACCTCACCCGCGACGGGCGTCCCTGGATGCCGGTGATGGGCGAGTTCCACTACAGCCGGTTCCCGGAGTCGGAATGGGCGTCGGAGCTGGCCAAGATGCGCGCCGGCGGCGTGGATGTGGTGGCCAGCTATGTGATCTGGAATCACCACGAGCCGCATGAAGGACAGTGGCTGTGGTCCGGACAGCGTGATCTGTCCCGCTTCGTCGATCTGGCGGCGGAGGCCGGGCTGCTGGTCTATCTGCGCCCGGGGCCCTGGGTGCATGCCGAGGTGCTGCTGGGCGGCTTCCCGCGCTGGCTGCCGGCGACGGGCCCGCTGCGTTGCAACGATCCGATCTATCTGGGCCATGTGAAGCGGCTGTTCGGCCAGATTGCGGCGCAGGTCAAGGGTCGCCTGTGGGCGGACGGCGGGCCGGTCATCGGTCTGCAGCTGGAGAACGAATACGGCGCCACCGGTCCGGGTCAGGGCCATGAGCACATCAGCGCGCTGAAGCGGCTGGCGATCGAGGCCGGCATGACGGTGCCGATCTACACCGTGACCGGCTGGCCCACGCTGGACATCCCGCCGCAGGAAGTGCTGCCGGTGTCCGGCGCTTATGCCGACGGGTTCTGGCAGGGATCGCGGGAGGCGCTGCCGCCCTCTGGCGTGTTCCTGTTCAACACCCGGCGGGTGATCGGCGAGATGGGCAATGTGGACGGCACACCCGCCGCCGGCCTGATCGACACCGCGCACTATCCGTTCTGCCTGGCGGAGGCCGGGGGCGGCATGCATCAGAGCTATCACCGCCGGCCGGTGGTGAGCGCGGAAGACGTGTACGCGACGACCCTGGTCCAGCTGGGCTCGGGCGCCAACCTGTACGGCTATTACATGTACCACGGCGGGACCAACCCGGTCTGCGAGACCGGTCCGCTGAATGAAACCCAGGCCAGCGGCTATCCCAACGATGTGCCGCAATGGGGTTACGACTTCCATGCCCCGCTGGGCCAGTACGGCCAGGTGCGGCCGTCCTGGGGCCGGCTGCGGATGCTGCATCAGTTCATGCAGGCCTTCGGCGACACGCTGGCGCCGCTGGAGGCGGTGCTGCCGGCGCAGGGTCCGTTCGATCCCGCCGATCGCGAGCGCCCGCGGGTGTCGCTGCGCGCTGCGGGAGCGGATGCGGCGTCGATGACCGGCTTCGTGTTCGTCAATCAGCATGTGCGTCACCATCCGCTGCCCGCGATGCCGGCCCAGCAGATCGTGCTGCAGCCCGCTTCGGGCGAGCCGCTGCGCCTGCCGTCGCAGGGGACAGTGGACCTGATTCCGGGCTTGTCCTTCATCTGGCCGATCGGCCAGCGTCTGGGCGAGGTCCGCATGCGCCAGGCCACGGTGCAGCCGCTGACGCGCTGGACCGATGCCGACGGTGCGGTGACCTGGGTGGGCCTGCGCATCGATGGCGTCACCGCCGAAATGATCGTTGACGCCTTGGGCCTGTCGACCTTGGAGGTGGACGGCGCCGATGCCGAATGCCTGTCCGACGGCAGTGGCTGGCGTCTGCGTTTCGCCGCCGGCCATCGGCCTCAACGCGTGACCCTGCGCGATGCGCTGGGTCGGGCCCATCAGGTGCTGGTGCTGTCCGAGGCCGACGCGGCGAATGCGGTGCGGGTGCGTCTGGGCGGACGGGACCGCTTGCTGTGGTCCAGCCACGCTGCCACCTGGAACGAGGCGGAAGGCAGCGTCACGCTGCACCGCGCCACGCATGAGGCGGGCTGGGTGCGGCTGTATCCGGCCGATCAACTGGGCGGCGAGCGCGAGTCGGCTGCGGTGGACTGGGCCGCCTGGCACTGGGCGGCCGAACCCGGTCGCACCTGGACGCTGCAGCAGGAGGTGCTGGCCATCGCCGGTGCGCCGCCGGCCATCCAGTGGGGACCGCACATCAGCTGGCGTGACGGCCCGGTGCCGTTGGTGCCCGACGAGTCCGCCCAATTGACGGCGGCGCGCTGGGCCCTGACCGTGCCGGCCGAAGCCACCGCGGCGCTGGCCGCGGACGCGGGTCGCTCGCGGCTGTGGCTGCGCCTGGACCTGGTGGGCGATGTGGCCCGGCTCTCGGCCAACGGAACGGTGGTGGACGACCGCTTCTGCGACGGCAGCCCCTGGCTGATCGGCCTGGACCGCTGGCATCAGGAGGGCGGCTGGCCCGCCCTGGAATTGAGCGTGGTGCCGATGGCGGCGGACCTGCCGGTCTTCCGCGAACCGGCGGCACACGCGGCCGGCGAGGGCGCCCATCTGCGCGCGGCGGTGTTGACCGTGGAACGGCGCGAAACCGTGCGGGTGCTGGGCGAGGCCTGGTCCGACGTACGAGCCTGGAGCTGA